The Deltaproteobacteria bacterium genome includes a window with the following:
- a CDS encoding Rid family detoxifying hydrolase produces the protein MNDLAIPPPKLTAPTTTTGVQLMNDIPDVPKAVGPYSQLSIAGDTIYLSGQLPLDPKTGKLVSGTIEEQTEQVFNNIEAVLKGVGLGLIDVARSSVYLTDMSTFPNMNAIYAKRFGDNKPARETIGVSALALGAAIEITVIAHKRKE, from the coding sequence ATGAATGATTTAGCAATACCACCCCCAAAATTGACAGCGCCAACTACGACAACTGGCGTGCAGCTCATGAACGATATTCCTGATGTACCTAAAGCAGTTGGCCCTTATTCTCAGCTATCTATTGCGGGCGATACAATATATCTTTCCGGTCAGTTACCATTAGACCCTAAAACCGGAAAATTAGTCAGCGGCACGATTGAGGAGCAAACTGAACAAGTATTTAATAACATCGAGGCGGTGTTAAAAGGTGTAGGGTTGGGATTGATTGATGTTGCCCGTTCCAGCGTGTATCTCACTGATATGAGCACATTCCCGAATATGAACGCAATTTATGCAAAAAGATTTGGCGATAATAAACCAGCTCGAGAAACCATTGGAGTTAGTGCGCTTGCATTAGGAGCAGCCATTGAGATAACGGTTATTGCCCATAAAAGAAAAGAATAA